A part of Bartonella quintana genomic DNA contains:
- the sucD gene encoding succinate--CoA ligase subunit alpha, whose product MSILIHQNTKVLVQGLTGKTGTFHTEQALAYYGTKMVGGVHPKKGGEVWEGSRGESLPIFASVAEGKERTGADASVIYVPPSGAADAIIEAIEAEIGLIVCITEGIPVMDMVKVKVKLEQSKSRLIGPNCPGILTPHACKIGIMPGSIFRKGSVGVVSRSGTLTYEAVFQTSQEGLGQTTAIGIGGDPVKGTEFIDVLELFLADDETESIVMIGEIGGSAEEEAAQFLKDEAKKGRKKPIVGFIAGRTAPPGRTMGHAGAVISGGKGGAEDKIAAMESAGIHVSPSPSQIGKTLMVLLRG is encoded by the coding sequence ATGTCTATTCTTATTCATCAGAATACAAAAGTTCTGGTTCAAGGACTTACAGGGAAAACAGGGACTTTTCACACAGAACAGGCACTGGCTTATTATGGTACAAAAATGGTTGGAGGCGTCCATCCCAAAAAAGGAGGTGAAGTATGGGAAGGATCAAGAGGCGAATCTCTTCCTATTTTTGCCAGTGTTGCGGAAGGGAAAGAAAGGACAGGAGCTGATGCTTCCGTTATTTATGTTCCTCCTTCAGGGGCCGCAGATGCCATAATAGAAGCCATTGAAGCGGAAATCGGTTTAATTGTCTGTATTACAGAAGGTATACCGGTTATGGATATGGTTAAGGTTAAGGTTAAATTAGAGCAATCAAAATCGCGCTTAATTGGTCCGAACTGTCCTGGTATTCTCACGCCACATGCGTGTAAAATCGGTATTATGCCTGGTTCTATTTTTAGAAAAGGATCTGTTGGGGTTGTTTCACGGTCAGGAACCTTAACTTATGAAGCCGTGTTTCAAACCAGTCAGGAGGGCTTGGGGCAGACAACCGCTATCGGTATTGGTGGCGATCCTGTTAAGGGTACTGAATTTATTGATGTGTTAGAACTGTTTTTGGCTGATGATGAAACCGAATCTATTGTCATGATCGGTGAAATTGGTGGCTCTGCTGAAGAAGAAGCGGCACAGTTTCTTAAAGATGAAGCAAAAAAAGGTCGTAAAAAGCCTATAGTCGGTTTTATTGCTGGTCGTACAGCTCCTCCGGGACGTACAATGGGTCATGCTGGTGCCGTTATTTCTGGTGGTAAAGGTGGGGCCGAAGATAAAATCGCTGCAATGGAATCGGCAGGCATTCACGTCTCTCCTTCACCATCACAGATAGGTAAAACCTTGATGGTGCTTTTGAGAGGATAA
- the mdh gene encoding malate dehydrogenase gives MARKKIALIGSGMIGGTLAHMIGLKELGDVVLFDIEEGMPQGKALDIAESSPVDGFDVSLTGANVYEAIEGADVVIVTAGVARKPGMSRDDLLGINLKVMEQVGVGIKKYASSAFVICITNPLDAMVWALQKFSGLPKQKVVGMAGVLDSARFRYFLSKEFKVSVKDVTAFVLGGHGDSMVPLVRYSTVGGISLPDLVKMGWTTQEKIDQIIQRVRNGGAEIVGLLKTGSAFYAPAASAISMAEAYLKDIKRVVPVAAYLSGEYGVKDTYVGVPVVLGAGGVERVIEIDLDKKERSAFEQSVNAVKKLCEACIAIAPCLK, from the coding sequence ATGGCACGAAAGAAAATAGCTCTCATTGGTTCGGGTATGATTGGGGGTACGTTAGCACATATGATAGGGCTTAAAGAACTTGGTGATGTTGTCTTATTTGATATTGAAGAAGGCATGCCACAAGGTAAGGCTCTTGATATTGCCGAATCTTCACCAGTTGATGGTTTTGATGTGAGTTTAACAGGTGCTAATGTTTATGAGGCAATTGAAGGTGCTGATGTTGTGATTGTAACGGCAGGCGTTGCACGAAAACCTGGTATGAGCCGTGATGATCTTCTGGGCATTAATTTGAAAGTGATGGAACAAGTTGGTGTTGGGATTAAAAAATACGCATCTTCAGCATTCGTTATTTGTATTACGAACCCTCTTGATGCAATGGTATGGGCATTGCAAAAATTTTCAGGTCTTCCCAAACAAAAAGTAGTTGGTATGGCTGGTGTTCTTGATTCGGCACGTTTTCGTTATTTCTTATCTAAGGAATTTAAGGTCTCTGTTAAAGACGTGACAGCGTTTGTTTTAGGAGGACACGGCGATTCAATGGTGCCTTTGGTGCGTTATTCAACAGTTGGTGGTATTTCTTTGCCCGATCTTGTGAAAATGGGCTGGACGACACAAGAAAAGATTGATCAAATTATCCAACGTGTCCGTAATGGTGGTGCGGAAATTGTCGGTTTGTTAAAAACTGGTTCTGCTTTTTATGCACCTGCAGCCTCTGCTATTTCTATGGCTGAAGCTTATTTGAAGGATATTAAGCGTGTTGTTCCTGTTGCAGCCTATCTTTCAGGTGAATATGGTGTCAAAGACACATATGTTGGTGTTCCTGTTGTCCTTGGTGCGGGCGGCGTTGAGCGGGTCATTGAAATCGATCTTGATAAAAAGGAAAGAAGTGCTTTTGAGCAATCAGTAAATGCGGTAAAAAAACTTTGTGAAGCTTGTATCGCTATTGCACCTTGTCTCAAATAG
- a CDS encoding 2-oxoglutarate dehydrogenase E1 component, with translation MARQDEINSLFAQTSFLYGGNANYIDQLYAEYEKNPSSVDSQWRAFFETLQDNKEDVLKNAQGATWRREHWPLKESGELVSALDGDWFALEKHLSGKLKEKIATGVTQKGKTSSKQDIIQATRDSVHALMMIHAFRARGHLHARLDPLQLAEKLEDYKELSPEAYGFTSADYERSIFIDNVLGLEYATIPQMLEILNRTYCSTIGVEYMHISDPAQKAWLQERIEGPDNRISFTPKEKKAILNKLIEAEGFEQFLDIKYKGTKRFGIDGGEALIPALEQIIKYGSTLGVQEVVLGMAHRGRLNVLSQVLAKPHQAIFHEFKGGSYKPDDVEGSGDVKYHLGTSADLEFDGKKLHLSLLANPSHLEIVNPVVIGKTRAKQDQLVGTARTEVISLSERAKVLPLLIHGDAAFAGQGVIQETFGLSGLKGYRVAGSIHVIVNNQIGFTTDPRFSRSSPYPSDVAKMIDAPIFHVNGDDPEAVVFIAKIATEFRQIFHKPVVIDMFCYRRYGHNEGDEPSFTQPLMYKAIRNHKTTLQLYGDQLVKEGVISLEEIEQQKKLWRDKLEAEFEASTSYKPSKADWLDGSWTGLKASSNTEEQYFGTTGVALKTLKEIGQKLVEIPPNFHVHKTIQRFLSNRAKVFETGEGVDWATAEALAFGSLCLEGASVRLSGEDVERGTFSQRHSVLYDQENEARYIPLNNLQKGQGIYEVVNSMLSEEAVLGFEYGYSLAEPHGLTLWEAQFGDFSNGAQVIFDQFISSAERKWLRMSGLVCLLPHGFEGQGPEHSSARLERFLQLCAEDNMQVANCTTPANYFHILRRQIKRDFRKPLILMTPKSLLRHKRAVSFLNEMGPETRFHRLLLDGAELLKNSVVKLQKDNKIRRIVLCTGKVYYDLYEEREKRGINDVYLLRIEQLYPFPAKALVDVLSRFLQAEIVWCQEEPKNMGAWSFIEPYLEWVLTHINAQYSRARYVGRPASASPATGLMVKHLEQLSAFLEDALSS, from the coding sequence ATGGCAAGGCAAGACGAAATAAACAGTCTTTTTGCACAAACGTCATTTCTTTATGGTGGAAATGCCAATTATATAGATCAACTTTATGCCGAATATGAAAAAAATCCCTCTAGTGTAGATTCACAGTGGCGTGCTTTTTTTGAAACTCTGCAAGATAACAAAGAAGATGTTCTCAAAAATGCTCAAGGCGCGACATGGCGACGTGAACACTGGCCGTTAAAGGAAAGTGGAGAGTTGGTTTCTGCTCTCGATGGTGATTGGTTTGCTCTTGAAAAACATCTTAGCGGTAAATTAAAGGAAAAAATAGCCACTGGTGTTACACAAAAGGGAAAGACTTCTAGTAAACAAGATATTATCCAAGCAACACGTGATTCTGTTCATGCCCTCATGATGATTCATGCTTTTCGAGCACGTGGGCATCTTCATGCACGGCTCGATCCTCTTCAATTGGCAGAAAAGCTGGAAGATTACAAAGAACTCTCTCCAGAAGCTTACGGTTTTACCTCTGCTGATTATGAGCGTTCCATTTTTATTGATAATGTTTTAGGGTTGGAATATGCAACTATTCCGCAGATGCTTGAAATTCTTAATCGCACTTATTGTTCAACAATTGGTGTGGAGTATATGCATATTTCTGATCCTGCTCAAAAAGCATGGCTTCAAGAACGTATTGAAGGACCAGATAATCGAATTTCTTTCACACCGAAAGAAAAGAAAGCTATCCTTAACAAGCTGATTGAGGCGGAAGGGTTTGAACAGTTTTTAGATATAAAATATAAAGGAACAAAGCGGTTTGGCATTGATGGTGGTGAAGCACTGATTCCTGCTCTTGAACAAATTATTAAGTATGGGAGTACTTTGGGTGTGCAGGAAGTTGTTTTAGGAATGGCTCATCGTGGTCGTTTAAATGTCCTTTCACAAGTTCTCGCTAAGCCACATCAGGCTATTTTTCATGAATTCAAAGGAGGGTCTTATAAGCCTGATGATGTAGAGGGATCCGGTGATGTAAAATATCACTTAGGAACTTCAGCTGATCTTGAGTTTGATGGAAAAAAACTTCATTTATCGTTGTTAGCTAATCCATCTCACCTTGAGATTGTTAATCCGGTTGTTATTGGAAAAACACGTGCTAAACAAGATCAGCTTGTTGGCACCGCGCGTACTGAGGTTATTTCATTGAGCGAGCGCGCAAAAGTTTTACCTCTGCTCATTCATGGTGATGCTGCTTTTGCAGGTCAAGGTGTGATTCAAGAAACTTTTGGTCTTTCAGGTTTAAAAGGTTACCGGGTTGCCGGCTCTATTCATGTTATTGTCAATAATCAAATTGGATTTACAACCGATCCCCGTTTTTCGCGCTCTTCACCTTATCCATCGGATGTGGCAAAAATGATCGATGCGCCCATTTTTCATGTGAATGGTGATGATCCTGAAGCTGTTGTTTTTATTGCAAAAATAGCAACGGAATTTCGTCAAATTTTTCATAAACCGGTGGTGATTGATATGTTTTGTTATCGCCGTTATGGACATAATGAAGGCGATGAACCTTCTTTTACACAACCGCTTATGTATAAGGCGATCCGTAATCACAAAACGACTCTTCAGCTTTATGGTGACCAGTTGGTAAAAGAAGGCGTGATTTCTTTAGAAGAGATTGAGCAGCAAAAAAAGCTGTGGCGTGATAAGCTTGAGGCTGAGTTTGAAGCGAGTACCTCTTATAAACCCAGTAAAGCTGATTGGCTTGATGGGAGTTGGACGGGGCTTAAAGCTTCCAGTAATACTGAAGAGCAATACTTTGGAACGACTGGTGTGGCATTGAAGACTTTAAAGGAAATTGGTCAGAAACTTGTCGAGATTCCTCCCAATTTTCATGTTCATAAAACTATTCAGCGTTTTTTAAGTAATCGTGCTAAGGTTTTTGAAACCGGTGAAGGCGTTGATTGGGCAACGGCTGAAGCTTTAGCTTTTGGTTCGCTTTGCTTAGAGGGAGCATCAGTTCGTCTTTCCGGTGAGGATGTTGAACGTGGAACCTTTTCGCAACGTCATTCAGTTCTTTATGATCAAGAAAATGAGGCACGTTATATCCCTTTGAATAATTTGCAAAAGGGACAGGGAATTTATGAAGTTGTCAATTCTATGCTTTCTGAAGAAGCTGTCCTTGGTTTTGAATATGGATATTCTCTTGCTGAACCGCACGGATTAACACTTTGGGAAGCGCAGTTTGGTGATTTCTCTAATGGTGCACAGGTTATTTTTGACCAATTTATTTCTTCTGCAGAGCGTAAGTGGCTCCGTATGTCTGGTCTTGTGTGTTTATTACCTCATGGTTTTGAAGGGCAAGGACCGGAGCATTCTTCGGCACGTTTGGAACGTTTCCTTCAACTTTGTGCGGAAGACAATATGCAGGTTGCGAATTGTACAACGCCTGCAAATTATTTTCATATTTTGCGTCGACAGATTAAACGTGATTTTCGTAAACCTTTAATTTTGATGACACCGAAGTCGCTTTTACGTCATAAACGGGCTGTTTCTTTCCTCAATGAAATGGGACCAGAGACACGTTTTCATCGTTTATTGCTTGATGGTGCGGAACTTCTTAAAAACTCTGTAGTTAAATTGCAAAAAGACAACAAAATTCGCCGCATTGTTCTTTGTACGGGTAAGGTTTATTACGACCTTTATGAAGAGCGTGAAAAGAGGGGAATTAATGATGTTTATTTGTTGCGTATTGAGCAACTTTATCCTTTTCCTGCGAAAGCTTTGGTGGATGTATTGTCTCGCTTCTTACAGGCAGAGATTGTTTGGTGCCAAGAAGAGCCAAAAAACATGGGGGCATGGTCGTTTATTGAACCTTATTTGGAATGGGTTTTGACGCATATTAATGCCCAATATTCACGTGCTCGTTATGTTGGGCGTCCTGCGAGTGCATCACCGGCCACTGGGTTGATGGTGAAACATCTTGAACAACTTTCCGCATTTCTTGAAGATGCGTTAAGTTCTTAA
- the sucC gene encoding ADP-forming succinate--CoA ligase subunit beta, which translates to MNIHEYQAKRLLHEYGAPIANGVAVYSVEQAEKWAKKLPGPLYVVKSQIHAGGRGKGKFKELDLDSKGGVRLAKSVEEVVANVKEMLGKTLVTKQTGPEGKQVNRLYIEDGADIERELYLSLLVDRAVGRVAFVVSMEGGMDIETVAEETPEKILTLPVDPVQGVTSADCKRLCDALELHDNGRKDGEKLFPILYKAFCEKDMSLLEINPLIVMKDGHLRVLDAKVSFDNNALFRHPDILELRDLSEEDPKEIEASKHDLAYVALEGTIGCMVNGAGLAMATMDIIKLYGAEPANFLDVGGGASKEKVTAAFKIITADPNVKGILVNIFGGIMRCDVIAEGVVAAVREVGLKVPLVVRLEGTNIEQGKAIISDSGLNVVSASDLDDAAQKIIAAVRGA; encoded by the coding sequence ATGAATATCCATGAGTATCAGGCTAAACGTCTGCTTCATGAGTATGGAGCACCAATTGCAAATGGTGTCGCTGTTTATTCTGTAGAGCAAGCTGAAAAATGGGCAAAAAAATTGCCTGGGCCACTTTATGTAGTTAAAAGTCAGATTCACGCTGGTGGTCGTGGTAAAGGAAAGTTTAAAGAACTTGATCTTGATTCAAAGGGTGGTGTTCGGCTTGCAAAATCGGTTGAAGAAGTTGTTGCAAATGTAAAAGAAATGCTTGGTAAAACTTTGGTAACTAAACAAACTGGTCCAGAGGGTAAGCAGGTCAATCGTCTTTATATTGAGGATGGTGCTGATATCGAACGGGAGCTTTATCTTTCACTTTTGGTTGATCGTGCGGTTGGTCGAGTGGCTTTCGTTGTTTCGATGGAAGGGGGAATGGATATTGAAACAGTTGCTGAGGAGACACCAGAGAAAATATTAACTCTGCCTGTTGATCCTGTTCAAGGAGTTACTTCTGCTGATTGTAAAAGGCTTTGTGATGCATTGGAATTGCACGATAACGGAAGGAAAGATGGTGAAAAACTTTTTCCAATTCTCTATAAGGCGTTTTGTGAAAAAGATATGAGTCTCCTTGAAATTAATCCACTTATTGTGATGAAAGATGGTCATTTGCGTGTTCTTGATGCGAAAGTTTCTTTTGACAATAATGCTTTGTTCCGTCATCCAGACATTTTAGAATTGCGTGATCTTTCAGAAGAAGACCCAAAAGAGATTGAAGCATCAAAGCATGATCTTGCTTATGTTGCTCTTGAGGGTACAATTGGTTGCATGGTAAATGGTGCAGGTCTCGCGATGGCAACAATGGATATTATCAAGCTCTATGGAGCTGAGCCTGCGAATTTTCTTGATGTTGGTGGCGGTGCTTCAAAAGAGAAAGTAACAGCTGCTTTTAAGATTATTACTGCTGATCCAAATGTTAAAGGCATTTTGGTCAATATTTTTGGTGGTATTATGCGTTGCGATGTCATTGCTGAAGGTGTTGTTGCTGCTGTGAGAGAAGTTGGTTTAAAGGTTCCTTTGGTTGTTCGCCTTGAAGGTACGAACATTGAACAGGGTAAAGCGATTATAAGTGACAGTGGTTTGAATGTTGTTTCTGCTAGTGATTTAGACGATGCTGCTCAGAAAATCATTGCAGCAGTGAGAGGAGCTTAA
- the zapE gene encoding cell division protein ZapE, whose product MVLVSTCYEELVSKGKISRDPAQLALTEHFDHLLQNIAEQNVFRPWVFWQFFKRKKQTSVVKQGSFDGLFQGLYIYGEVGRGKTMLMDLFFSCLPEGRKKRTHFNDFMADVHERINIYRQTLKAVKAGQKSPILAVAEDFAQEAQVLCFDEFSVTDIADAMVLGRLVSALFDQGVFFVATSNVAPDNLYYNGLNRELFLPFIEVLKTRVRVVNLDANTDYRLKKSNIQQVYITPLGCEANRRMDQAWMLVLQGHKETSDEFSIRGRLFHISRSGVGCARFDYQDLFAKPLAAAEYLALGACYHTIFVDNVPVMDDTCRNEAKRFILFIDILYERHIRLFMSAAAGFDDLYKGRAQTTETFEFQRTRSRLFEMQSQDYLKIWAERFLLKGKS is encoded by the coding sequence ATGGTTTTAGTTTCAACGTGCTATGAGGAACTGGTATCCAAAGGAAAAATCAGTAGGGATCCAGCTCAATTGGCTTTAACAGAGCATTTTGATCATTTATTACAAAATATTGCGGAACAAAACGTTTTTCGGCCTTGGGTCTTCTGGCAGTTTTTTAAAAGAAAAAAACAAACTTCTGTTGTAAAACAGGGCAGTTTTGATGGTCTCTTTCAGGGGTTATATATTTATGGTGAAGTAGGACGAGGCAAAACCATGCTGATGGATTTGTTCTTTTCTTGTTTGCCGGAAGGTCGCAAAAAGCGAACCCATTTTAATGATTTTATGGCCGATGTGCATGAGCGCATTAATATTTATCGTCAAACATTAAAAGCGGTAAAAGCCGGACAAAAGAGTCCTATTTTAGCAGTTGCTGAAGATTTTGCACAAGAAGCGCAGGTGCTTTGTTTTGATGAATTTAGCGTAACAGATATTGCTGATGCCATGGTATTAGGGCGCCTTGTTTCTGCTTTATTTGATCAAGGGGTTTTCTTTGTTGCAACTTCAAATGTTGCTCCCGATAATCTTTATTATAACGGTTTAAATCGAGAACTCTTTTTGCCTTTTATAGAAGTTTTGAAAACACGTGTCCGTGTTGTCAATCTTGATGCAAACACAGATTATCGTCTCAAAAAATCAAATATACAGCAGGTGTATATAACACCGCTGGGGTGCGAAGCAAATCGACGCATGGATCAAGCGTGGATGCTGGTGCTGCAAGGACACAAGGAAACGTCTGATGAATTCTCCATAAGAGGGCGTCTTTTTCATATTTCGCGCTCTGGTGTGGGTTGCGCACGCTTTGATTATCAAGATTTGTTTGCAAAGCCTTTGGCAGCAGCGGAGTATTTAGCGTTAGGGGCGTGTTACCATACAATTTTTGTCGATAATGTACCGGTAATGGATGACACGTGTCGCAATGAAGCAAAACGATTTATTTTATTTATTGATATTCTCTATGAACGCCACATAAGATTGTTTATGTCAGCGGCAGCAGGATTTGATGATTTGTATAAAGGACGTGCACAGACGACAGAAACATTTGAGTTTCAAAGAACACGATCACGTCTTTTTGAGATGCAAAGCCAGGATTATTTGAAAATTTGGGCAGAACGTTTTCTTTTGAAAGGGAAAAGTTAA
- a CDS encoding AprI/Inh family metalloprotease inhibitor, whose amino-acid sequence MTFSKISFFIVVSLITLLTGCSTLRFKNNDGGNSLEVFYPVQRILVPEKMSDPSTSSQVANTTVYEKGDSRSDEQMANLELPGGVLDLVPASIAGVWNLSVDGKFCRIATPQTKFGQGYRAGPLNCSGIVSRVNSWAVQGKKLYFYDNTGRIVVALYAFNVDRFEGRTLDNRSVVLSR is encoded by the coding sequence ATGACATTTTCAAAAATTTCATTTTTCATTGTAGTATCACTTATAACACTCTTAACTGGTTGTTCAACATTGCGATTTAAGAATAATGATGGAGGCAATTCATTAGAAGTTTTTTATCCTGTTCAGCGAATATTAGTACCTGAAAAAATGTCTGATCCGTCTACATCATCTCAGGTAGCCAATACTACAGTATATGAGAAAGGAGATTCTCGTAGTGATGAACAAATGGCTAATCTTGAATTGCCAGGTGGTGTTCTCGATTTAGTTCCTGCAAGCATTGCTGGGGTTTGGAATCTTTCTGTGGATGGTAAATTTTGCCGGATTGCAACACCACAAACAAAATTTGGTCAAGGATACCGTGCTGGTCCTTTAAATTGTTCGGGAATCGTTTCTCGAGTGAATTCATGGGCTGTTCAAGGAAAAAAATTGTATTTCTATGATAATACAGGGCGTATTGTTGTTGCCCTTTATGCTTTTAATGTCGATCGTTTTGAGGGACGTACACTTGATAATCGCTCCGTTGTTTTAAGCCGTTAG
- the dapF gene encoding diaminopimelate epimerase — protein MKTPFRKMDGLGNQIIVADMRESTHALTPQAILALAADPQTHFDQIMTIHSSTQKEADFRIEIWNADGSMAKACGNGTRCVIAWLTDHNLGESFRLETPAGIIEGKRQTDNLISVDMGCPNFNAKEMPVSREIADTNYVKITAGPLKDACLVSIGNLHAIFFVEDNIQQIPLEKYGPKLEHDPLFPERCNISIASVTSHKSLNLRTWERGAGLTQACGSAACASAVAAYRRGLTQRHIDVNLPGGTLNIFYREDNHIVMTGPTKYEFGGFLNPLTGTYKKDHF, from the coding sequence ATGAAAACGCCATTTAGAAAGATGGATGGTCTTGGAAACCAAATCATTGTTGCTGATATGCGTGAAAGCACACATGCTCTTACACCCCAAGCAATCCTTGCATTAGCAGCAGATCCCCAAACACATTTTGATCAAATCATGACTATCCACTCATCCACACAAAAAGAAGCTGACTTCCGCATTGAAATATGGAATGCTGATGGTTCAATGGCTAAAGCGTGTGGTAATGGTACCCGTTGTGTAATCGCCTGGCTCACTGACCACAATCTTGGTGAAAGCTTTCGACTGGAAACACCTGCTGGAATTATTGAAGGTAAACGCCAAACCGATAACCTCATCTCTGTTGACATGGGATGCCCAAATTTCAACGCAAAAGAGATGCCTGTTTCACGTGAAATAGCTGATACCAATTATGTAAAAATTACTGCTGGTCCTTTAAAGGATGCTTGCCTTGTATCCATTGGAAATCTCCACGCTATTTTTTTTGTTGAGGATAATATTCAACAAATTCCCTTAGAAAAATATGGACCAAAACTTGAACATGATCCCCTTTTTCCAGAACGATGCAATATTTCCATTGCTTCTGTAACATCACATAAAAGCCTAAATTTACGGACATGGGAGCGAGGAGCTGGATTAACACAAGCGTGCGGTAGTGCTGCCTGTGCTAGTGCCGTGGCGGCTTACCGGCGTGGACTTACACAGCGCCATATCGATGTAAATTTGCCAGGGGGGACACTTAACATCTTTTATAGAGAAGATAACCATATTGTTATGACAGGTCCAACCAAGTATGAATTTGGTGGTTTTTTAAACCCTTTAACAGGGACCTACAAGAAGGATCACTTTTGA